A single region of the Streptomyces sp. AM 4-1-1 genome encodes:
- a CDS encoding glycosyltransferase — translation MGAGHDAVAGELARGLRSRGHDVLVRDVLTLLPAGTGTALRAFYRGSVRHLPRLYAAIYRTFLAPAPAPDGCAPGDGRPDSSPLAALAGHRLAELADRKRPDVVVSTFHLAGQITGRLRARGELAVPSVVVVTDFAVHRGWLHPGNDLYLCVSEPVARAVRAATGRPAVTTGPIVSPHYHRPTGTRAGATTASAPSASTTSATPSTSSAPSSRPAPSTHSAWPSVFARHGPGRPSVLLSAGAWGVGSRLPETASALHRRGLLPVLLCGRDERLRRRAARLPGVLALGWVEDMAELFASVRVLIDNAAGQTAAQALASGVPVISFRPIPGHGADGVREMAAAGLSVHAKTPRELLAALDLLIGPGPARDERVAGGRSAFRADAAHLLHTRFGPFPTRTGTYAFPCM, via the coding sequence ATGGGCGCGGGCCACGACGCCGTCGCCGGGGAGCTGGCGCGCGGACTCCGGTCGAGGGGGCACGATGTCCTCGTACGGGATGTCCTCACCCTCCTTCCCGCCGGGACCGGAACAGCCCTGCGCGCCTTCTACCGGGGGAGCGTCCGCCATCTGCCCCGGCTCTACGCGGCGATCTACCGGACCTTCCTGGCACCCGCCCCCGCCCCGGACGGCTGCGCCCCCGGCGACGGCCGGCCGGACAGCTCCCCACTGGCGGCGCTCGCCGGACACCGGCTGGCGGAGCTGGCGGACCGGAAGCGCCCGGACGTCGTCGTGTCGACCTTCCACCTGGCGGGCCAGATCACCGGCCGACTCCGCGCCCGGGGTGAACTCGCCGTGCCCAGCGTCGTGGTCGTCACCGACTTCGCCGTCCACCGGGGCTGGCTCCACCCAGGCAACGACCTCTACCTGTGCGTCAGCGAGCCGGTGGCGCGGGCGGTCCGAGCGGCCACCGGGCGACCCGCCGTCACCACCGGCCCGATCGTGTCCCCGCACTACCACCGGCCGACCGGAACCCGAGCCGGCGCCACGACCGCTTCCGCCCCCTCGGCCTCCACGACCAGCGCGACCCCCTCGACCTCCTCGGCCCCGTCGTCCCGCCCCGCCCCCTCCACCCACTCCGCCTGGCCGAGCGTCTTCGCACGTCACGGCCCGGGGCGCCCATCGGTGCTGCTGTCGGCCGGGGCGTGGGGCGTCGGGTCGCGGCTGCCCGAGACCGCGAGCGCGCTCCACCGCCGGGGCCTCCTGCCGGTGCTCCTCTGCGGGCGCGACGAACGGCTGCGCCGCCGCGCCGCCCGGCTGCCGGGGGTACTCGCCCTCGGCTGGGTCGAGGACATGGCGGAACTGTTCGCGTCGGTCCGGGTGCTCATCGACAACGCGGCGGGCCAGACGGCCGCGCAGGCACTCGCCTCCGGTGTCCCGGTCATCAGCTTCCGCCCCATCCCGGGGCACGGCGCGGACGGCGTGAGGGAGATGGCCGCCGCCGGTCTCTCCGTACACGCGAAAACCCCCCGCGAACTCCTCGCGGCCCTCGATCTGCTGATCGGACCCGGGCCGGCCCGGGACGAACGCGTCGCCGGGGGCAGGTCGGCGTTCCGGGCGGACGCCGCGCATCTGCTGCACACCCGGTTCGGTCCGTTTCCGACCAGGACCGGGACATACGCTTTTCCCTGCATGTAG
- a CDS encoding restriction endonuclease: MSRRSSGLISAWAEAQRQQQRQREAQQRARVRQIRDEERQQRLRQRDMARMHREQQAAYKQRRDADARTRTAELEERVAALTGLLAAGCRAPAFRSASFRRPEEVAPFAPGPLAHPVPMPVLDNYQAQGGWTAGRRAQAQQEAQARYQRDWQAAQAAETQRQRQLAAYRQQYDEWARTTIAEIRQHNAGITEMVSALRGGDRDTVVEYFSAALYASSAWPEEFPRRVTAGFDPGPRQLVLNWELPGFDVVPEAKSVRYVASADEERESPRPVTQRRALYRDVLAQSMLLALRDLFAADEFGVLESVALNGFVDDIDPATGRRAEIVLSTVMVSRGDFRALRLEQVSAVDCLVDGLRGQLSARPDQRTVVRPGRLPGDVAGGAVSHGADAEPDLLEMDPIEFEGLVAELFRARGMQAVTTQRSNDGGVDVEAIDPDPISGGKIIVQVKRYRNTVPPSAVRDLFGTVQGAGANKGVLVTTSGFGPGSYTFANGKPLTLVSGTELVDLLGRCGLRGRLSDGRTGDGRTGGVPAPRPAPGAASSARPASSDDHNVLGMSWSGGVALDVCALVCRGGRVLSDEHFVFYNNPRTPDGSVRTISGSGGDKAAIRVAFDALPPSADRLVLVAAVDPEVNPHADLSGFSDAGIRLRDASGAELDRLDVSDGRPGETALVLGSFRRRSSGNWEFVIGGKGYAGGLEALVQEYGIDVA, translated from the coding sequence ATGAGTCGCCGGTCCAGCGGATTGATCAGCGCGTGGGCCGAGGCCCAGCGGCAGCAGCAGCGCCAGCGGGAGGCGCAACAGCGCGCCCGGGTGCGCCAGATACGTGACGAGGAGCGCCAACAGCGGTTGCGGCAGCGGGACATGGCCCGTATGCACCGGGAGCAACAGGCCGCCTACAAGCAGCGCCGGGACGCGGACGCGCGTACCCGAACGGCCGAGTTGGAGGAACGGGTCGCCGCGCTGACCGGGCTGCTGGCGGCCGGGTGCCGGGCACCGGCGTTCCGGAGCGCGTCGTTCAGGCGGCCGGAGGAGGTCGCCCCGTTCGCGCCCGGCCCGCTCGCCCACCCCGTACCGATGCCGGTTCTCGACAACTACCAGGCGCAAGGCGGTTGGACGGCCGGGCGAAGGGCGCAGGCCCAGCAGGAGGCGCAGGCGCGCTACCAGCGGGACTGGCAGGCGGCCCAGGCGGCCGAGACCCAGCGACAGCGTCAACTCGCCGCGTACCGGCAGCAGTACGACGAGTGGGCGCGGACCACGATCGCGGAGATCCGGCAGCACAACGCGGGGATCACCGAGATGGTGTCCGCACTGCGCGGCGGTGATCGGGACACCGTCGTGGAGTACTTCTCGGCCGCGCTGTACGCGTCGTCGGCGTGGCCCGAGGAGTTCCCCCGCCGGGTGACGGCGGGGTTCGACCCCGGCCCCCGGCAACTGGTGCTGAACTGGGAGCTGCCGGGCTTCGACGTCGTACCGGAGGCGAAGTCCGTGCGGTACGTGGCCTCGGCGGACGAGGAGCGCGAGAGCCCGCGTCCGGTCACGCAGCGCCGGGCGCTGTACCGGGACGTCCTCGCCCAGTCCATGCTGCTGGCGCTGCGCGATCTGTTCGCGGCGGACGAGTTCGGGGTGCTGGAGTCCGTGGCGCTGAACGGATTCGTCGACGACATCGATCCGGCCACCGGCCGGCGGGCGGAGATCGTCCTCAGCACGGTCATGGTGTCGCGGGGGGACTTCAGGGCCCTGCGGCTGGAGCAGGTGAGCGCGGTGGACTGTCTGGTCGACGGGCTGCGCGGTCAGCTGTCCGCCCGGCCCGACCAGCGGACGGTCGTCCGGCCGGGCAGGCTGCCGGGCGATGTGGCGGGCGGCGCCGTCTCGCACGGGGCGGACGCGGAACCGGACCTGCTGGAGATGGACCCGATCGAGTTCGAGGGGCTGGTCGCCGAGCTGTTCCGGGCCCGGGGCATGCAGGCGGTGACGACCCAGCGCTCCAACGACGGCGGTGTCGACGTCGAGGCGATCGACCCGGACCCGATCAGCGGCGGGAAGATCATCGTGCAGGTCAAGCGGTACCGGAACACGGTCCCGCCGAGCGCGGTCCGTGATCTGTTCGGCACGGTCCAGGGCGCCGGGGCGAACAAGGGCGTGCTGGTGACGACGTCCGGCTTCGGCCCGGGTTCGTACACCTTCGCCAACGGCAAGCCGCTGACCCTGGTGTCCGGCACCGAACTGGTCGACCTGCTGGGGCGCTGCGGGCTGCGCGGACGGCTGAGCGACGGCCGGACCGGTGACGGCCGGACCGGTGGTGTACCGGCCCCGCGCCCGGCCCCCGGCGCGGCTTCCTCCGCGCGGCCGGCGTCGTCCGACGACCACAACGTCCTGGGCATGTCCTGGTCGGGCGGGGTGGCGCTGGACGTGTGCGCGCTCGTGTGCCGGGGCGGCCGGGTGCTGAGCGACGAGCACTTCGTCTTCTACAACAACCCGCGCACGCCGGACGGTTCGGTGCGCACCATCAGCGGTTCCGGCGGGGACAAGGCGGCGATCCGGGTCGCGTTCGACGCGCTGCCGCCGTCCGCGGACCGGCTCGTCCTGGTCGCCGCCGTCGATCCGGAGGTCAACCCGCACGCGGACCTGTCCGGCTTCAGCGACGCGGGCATCCGGCTCCGGGACGCCTCGGGGGCCGAGCTGGACCGCCTGGACGTCTCCGACGGCCGCCCGGGAGAGACGGCCCTGGTCCTCGGCTCCTTCCGCCGACGGTCGTCCGGCAACTGGGAGTTCGTGATCGGGGGGAAGGGGTACGCGGGCGGGCTGGAGGCGCTGGTCCAGGAGTACGGGATCGATGTCGCCTGA
- a CDS encoding GNAT family N-acetyltransferase, which translates to MIRTATPADVPVIHAMVRELADYEKALHEARATPEQLHEALFGERPAAYAHIAESDGTGEPVGFALWFLNFSTWRGVHGIYLEDLYVRPRNRGGGHGKALLTELARICVERGYERLEWSVLNWNTPSIAFYESLGARPQDEWSVYRLTDTALNGLGSGR; encoded by the coding sequence ATGATTCGTACCGCCACCCCCGCCGACGTGCCCGTCATCCACGCCATGGTCCGCGAACTCGCCGACTACGAGAAGGCGCTCCACGAGGCGCGGGCGACACCGGAGCAGTTGCACGAGGCACTGTTCGGTGAACGTCCCGCCGCGTACGCGCACATCGCGGAGTCCGACGGGACCGGCGAACCGGTCGGCTTCGCGCTCTGGTTCCTGAACTTCTCGACCTGGCGCGGGGTGCACGGGATCTACCTGGAGGACCTGTACGTACGCCCGCGGAACCGCGGCGGCGGCCACGGCAAGGCCCTGCTCACGGAACTCGCCCGGATCTGCGTGGAACGCGGCTACGAGCGGCTGGAGTGGTCGGTCCTGAACTGGAACACCCCGTCCATAGCCTTCTACGAATCGCTGGGCGCCCGCCCGCAGGACGAATGGTCGGTGTACCGGCTGACGGACACCGCGCTGAACGGGCTGGGCTCGGGGCGGTAG
- a CDS encoding zinc-binding dehydrogenase, with protein MRAIRLHSFGPADHLVHEWTEDPVPGPGQVRIAVAAAGVHLLDTALREGLSGPYPAPAELPTIPGREVAGTVESLGEGTDPGWLGKRVVAHIGMVPGGYAELTVTEADKLHEIPPGLDEAAAVAMIGTGRTTLGILAFTDLGPDSVAIVPAAAGGIGTLLVQYAKNAGATVIGLAGGPAKVAAVRANGADLAADYTLPDWPQQVGAYLDTIGRRATVVYDSVGGATGRAAVDLLGPGGQHIVFGWSGEGLHDGQPLTFTDQELSERGITSEGVLGPVMLRKAGGLRALETRALAEAAAGRLRPAVQRFPLAEAAAAHRALENRATMGKVVLIP; from the coding sequence ATGCGCGCCATCCGCCTCCACTCCTTCGGCCCCGCCGACCATCTCGTCCACGAGTGGACCGAAGACCCCGTCCCCGGGCCCGGACAGGTGCGGATCGCCGTCGCGGCGGCCGGTGTGCACCTTCTGGACACGGCCCTGCGCGAGGGCCTGAGCGGTCCGTACCCCGCCCCCGCCGAGCTGCCCACGATCCCCGGCCGCGAGGTCGCCGGAACCGTCGAATCACTCGGCGAGGGCACCGACCCCGGCTGGCTCGGCAAGCGGGTCGTCGCCCACATCGGCATGGTCCCGGGCGGGTACGCGGAGCTCACCGTCACCGAGGCCGACAAGCTCCACGAGATCCCGCCCGGCCTCGACGAGGCGGCGGCGGTCGCCATGATCGGCACCGGCCGCACCACGCTCGGCATTCTGGCCTTCACCGACCTGGGGCCGGACTCGGTCGCGATCGTCCCGGCGGCGGCGGGCGGCATCGGCACGCTCCTCGTCCAGTACGCGAAGAACGCGGGCGCCACCGTGATCGGCCTCGCCGGTGGCCCCGCCAAGGTCGCCGCCGTCCGGGCGAACGGCGCCGACCTCGCCGCCGACTACACCCTCCCCGACTGGCCGCAGCAGGTCGGCGCGTACCTCGACACCATCGGCCGCCGCGCCACCGTCGTGTACGACTCGGTCGGCGGAGCCACCGGCCGCGCCGCCGTCGACCTGCTGGGCCCGGGCGGACAGCACATCGTCTTCGGCTGGTCCGGCGAAGGCCTGCACGACGGGCAGCCCCTCACCTTCACCGACCAGGAACTCTCCGAACGCGGCATCACCTCGGAAGGCGTACTCGGCCCGGTGATGCTGCGGAAGGCGGGCGGCCTGCGCGCCCTGGAGACCCGCGCCCTCGCAGAGGCAGCCGCCGGCCGTCTCCGCCCCGCCGTCCAGCGCTTCCCACTCGCGGAGGCCGCCGCGGCCCACCGCGCCCTGGAGAACAGGGCGACGATGGGCAAGGTGGTCCTCATACCCTGA
- a CDS encoding pentapeptide repeat-containing protein translates to MAGSGAKKRAGTGAGAVRAARRPEVRLPPRLVTYEGEGLEPDGDYDGVRFDGLDLADEEGPGATFMDCAFDGCVLDRAKLIRARFLDSVLTGVRGVGTDLSGASLRDVELVDARLGGAQLHGAVLERVLVKGGKIDYLNLRKARLRDVVFEGCVLAEPDFGGAELVRVEFRDCVLRRADFTAVRMDAVDLRTVAELDIARGVERLAGAVISPAQLMELAPAFAAQIGVRVEV, encoded by the coding sequence ATGGCCGGAAGTGGTGCGAAGAAGAGAGCAGGCACGGGTGCGGGCGCTGTGCGGGCCGCGCGGCGGCCGGAGGTGCGGCTGCCGCCGCGGCTCGTCACGTACGAGGGCGAGGGGCTGGAGCCGGACGGTGACTACGACGGGGTGCGGTTCGACGGCCTGGACCTGGCGGACGAGGAGGGGCCCGGTGCCACCTTCATGGACTGCGCGTTCGACGGCTGCGTGCTGGACCGCGCGAAGCTGATCCGGGCCAGGTTCCTCGACTCGGTGCTGACGGGGGTACGAGGCGTGGGCACCGATCTGTCCGGGGCGTCGTTGCGCGACGTCGAGCTGGTGGACGCGCGGCTGGGCGGGGCGCAACTGCACGGCGCGGTGCTGGAGCGGGTCCTGGTGAAGGGCGGGAAGATCGACTACCTGAATCTGCGCAAGGCGCGGCTGAGGGACGTCGTGTTCGAGGGCTGTGTGCTGGCCGAGCCGGACTTCGGGGGCGCGGAGCTGGTGCGGGTGGAATTCCGGGACTGCGTGCTGAGGCGGGCCGACTTCACCGCCGTACGGATGGACGCGGTCGATCTCCGCACGGTCGCCGAGCTGGACATCGCGCGGGGTGTGGAGCGGCTGGCGGGTGCGGTCATCAGCCCGGCCCAGCTGATGGAGCTGGCGCCCGCGTTCGCGGCGCAGATCGGGGTGCGGGTGGAGGTCTGA
- a CDS encoding M1 family metallopeptidase — MPGASRPAAAPVPAPVPVPAPASHSAPRPARTPRPARTPRPARATRTARATRTARAAVLLVAFATLATATACTGAASGVGGTPGAAGLRDPYFPKLGNGGYDVTHYDLALDVDPATGRLDATATITARATQDLSSFNLDLKGLDVTSATVEGRPAAVNRAGSELTLRPDRAVEDRLREGGTFRTVVAYSGVPEVLTDSDDSEEGWLKTADGVVALGEPTGSMTWFPVNNHPGDKATYDIRITVPKGVTAVSNGELVSSTTTGGRTTCHWRTAEPMASFLATVAVGRFTTKTSTTAGGIPVYTAADTTVAAGSEAVLARLPDVIEWGVENFGPYPFATTGAIVEREEDAGYDLETQNRPVFTGPPSIGLLVHELAHQWFGDSVTPASWRDLWLSEGFATYAGWLWSEDYEDTSAQQSFEDAFEKDDNWAFAPAAPPKSADLFESPVYERGAMVIHKIRQAVGDDRFHEIVQGWTKAHRHGNASTKDFTAFVEKESGKDLSDLWDTWLYGEDRPDTM, encoded by the coding sequence ATGCCCGGCGCCTCGCGACCCGCAGCGGCCCCGGTCCCCGCCCCGGTCCCGGTCCCCGCCCCCGCCTCGCACTCCGCCCCGCGCCCCGCGCGCACCCCGCGCCCCGCGCGCACCCCGCGCCCCGCCCGCGCGACGCGTACCGCCCGCGCGACGCGTACCGCGCGTGCGGCCGTCCTCCTCGTCGCGTTCGCGACCCTGGCCACCGCCACCGCGTGCACCGGAGCCGCCTCCGGGGTCGGCGGCACGCCGGGAGCCGCCGGTCTGCGCGACCCGTACTTCCCGAAGCTCGGCAACGGCGGATACGACGTCACGCACTACGACCTGGCGCTCGACGTCGACCCGGCCACCGGCCGACTGGACGCCACCGCGACGATCACCGCCCGCGCCACCCAGGACCTCAGCTCGTTCAACCTGGACCTGAAGGGCCTCGACGTCACGAGCGCGACCGTCGAGGGCCGCCCGGCCGCCGTCAACCGCGCCGGGAGCGAACTGACGCTGCGCCCCGACCGCGCGGTCGAGGACCGGCTGCGCGAAGGCGGCACGTTCCGCACGGTCGTCGCCTACTCCGGCGTCCCCGAGGTCCTCACCGACTCGGACGATTCGGAGGAGGGCTGGCTGAAGACGGCGGACGGGGTGGTCGCCCTGGGCGAACCGACCGGGTCCATGACCTGGTTCCCGGTCAACAACCACCCCGGTGACAAGGCGACGTACGACATCCGGATCACTGTCCCGAAGGGCGTGACGGCCGTCTCCAACGGCGAGCTGGTGTCCAGCACCACGACGGGTGGCCGCACCACCTGTCACTGGCGTACCGCCGAACCCATGGCGAGCTTCCTCGCGACCGTCGCCGTCGGCCGGTTCACCACGAAGACGTCGACCACGGCCGGAGGCATTCCGGTGTACACCGCCGCCGACACGACGGTCGCCGCCGGGAGCGAGGCCGTGCTCGCCCGGCTGCCGGACGTCATCGAGTGGGGCGTCGAGAACTTCGGCCCGTACCCCTTCGCCACGACGGGCGCGATCGTGGAGCGGGAGGAGGACGCCGGTTACGACCTGGAGACCCAGAACCGCCCGGTCTTCACCGGCCCGCCGAGCATCGGGCTCCTCGTCCATGAGCTGGCCCACCAGTGGTTCGGCGATTCGGTGACGCCCGCGAGCTGGCGGGACCTGTGGCTCAGTGAGGGCTTCGCGACCTATGCGGGGTGGCTCTGGTCGGAGGACTACGAGGACACCTCCGCGCAGCAGAGCTTCGAGGACGCCTTCGAGAAGGACGACAACTGGGCGTTCGCCCCGGCGGCCCCGCCGAAGAGCGCCGATCTGTTCGAGTCTCCCGTCTACGAACGCGGGGCGATGGTGATCCACAAGATCCGGCAGGCGGTCGGCGACGACCGGTTCCACGAGATCGTCCAGGGCTGGACGAAGGCCCACCGGCACGGCAACGCCTCGACGAAGGACTTCACCGCGTTCGTGGAGAAGGAGTCGGGCAAGGACCTCTCGGACCTGTGGGACACCTGGCTGTACGGCGAGGACCGGCCGGACACGATGTGA
- a CDS encoding TerD family protein has product MAVSLSKGGNVSLTKEAPGLTAVTVGLGWDVRTTTGTDFDLDASAIAVNAAGKVYSDAHFVFFNNKATPDQTIVHTGDNVTGEGEGDDEQINVNLAGLPADIDKIVFPVSIYDAEARSQNFGQVRNAYIRILNQAGGAEIARYDLSEDAATETAMVFGELYRNGAEWKFRAVGQGYASGLRGIAQDFGVNL; this is encoded by the coding sequence ATGGCTGTAAGCCTGTCCAAGGGCGGCAACGTCTCGCTCACCAAGGAGGCACCGGGCCTGACAGCCGTCACGGTCGGCCTCGGCTGGGACGTCCGCACCACCACTGGTACCGACTTCGACCTCGACGCCTCGGCGATCGCGGTCAACGCCGCGGGCAAGGTCTACTCCGACGCCCACTTCGTCTTCTTCAACAACAAGGCGACGCCGGACCAGACCATCGTCCACACCGGGGACAACGTCACGGGTGAGGGCGAGGGCGACGACGAGCAGATCAACGTCAACCTGGCGGGTCTCCCGGCGGACATCGACAAGATCGTCTTCCCGGTCTCCATCTACGACGCCGAGGCCCGCAGCCAGAACTTCGGCCAGGTCCGCAACGCGTACATCCGCATCCTCAACCAGGCCGGCGGCGCCGAGATCGCCCGTTACGACCTGAGCGAGGACGCCGCCACCGAGACCGCCATGGTCTTCGGCGAGCTGTACCGCAACGGCGCGGAGTGGAAGTTCCGCGCGGTGGGCCAGGGTTACGCATCGGGTCTGCGCGGCATCGCGCAGGACTTCGGCGTCAACCTCTGA
- the arfB gene encoding alternative ribosome rescue aminoacyl-tRNA hydrolase ArfB encodes MSGPYVIRGSVSLPEAELMWRFSRSSGPGGQHVNTSDSQVELRFDLAATEALPEVWKERALQRLEKRLVGGVVTVRASEHRSQWRNRETAAVRLAALLAEATAPPPKPRRKSRIPRGINERRLREKKQRGDTKRGRSGRDW; translated from the coding sequence ATGTCCGGGCCCTATGTCATCCGTGGTTCGGTCTCCCTGCCGGAGGCCGAGCTCATGTGGCGTTTCTCGCGGTCCTCCGGACCCGGCGGCCAGCACGTGAACACCAGTGATTCCCAGGTGGAACTCCGCTTCGATCTGGCGGCGACGGAAGCGCTGCCCGAGGTGTGGAAGGAACGGGCGCTCCAGCGTCTGGAGAAGCGGCTCGTCGGCGGAGTGGTGACGGTACGGGCGTCGGAGCACCGCTCGCAGTGGCGCAACCGTGAGACCGCGGCCGTGCGGCTCGCCGCGCTGCTGGCCGAGGCCACCGCGCCACCGCCCAAGCCTCGCCGCAAGAGCCGTATCCCGCGGGGGATCAACGAACGGCGACTGCGCGAGAAGAAGCAGCGCGGCGACACGAAGCGGGGCCGGTCCGGCCGCGACTGGTGA
- a CDS encoding flavin reductase family protein, translating into MSNDEFRAALARLAAGVVLVTAQEPPLDEHGRGEDVGMTATAFMSVSLDPPLVMVSLRNDSRMDDLLAEQPLWAVSMLSESQRHIAGRFAMKGRISDRLLFEDIPYVRGEVAGAPLVGGSLATLECRTEQRVAAGDHTLVIGRVLTATLPSAEGAPLAYFRGRYRRLD; encoded by the coding sequence GTGAGCAACGACGAGTTCCGCGCCGCCCTCGCCCGACTCGCCGCGGGCGTGGTGCTGGTCACCGCCCAGGAGCCGCCGCTGGACGAACACGGCCGGGGCGAGGACGTGGGCATGACGGCGACCGCCTTCATGTCGGTGTCGCTCGACCCGCCGCTCGTCATGGTGAGCCTGCGCAACGATTCCCGGATGGACGACCTGCTGGCCGAGCAGCCACTGTGGGCGGTGTCGATGCTCAGCGAGAGCCAGCGGCACATCGCGGGACGGTTCGCGATGAAGGGCCGGATCAGCGACCGGCTGCTGTTCGAGGACATCCCCTACGTACGGGGCGAGGTGGCCGGCGCTCCCCTGGTCGGCGGTTCGCTCGCGACCCTGGAGTGCCGGACGGAGCAGCGGGTGGCGGCGGGCGATCACACGCTGGTCATCGGCCGGGTGCTGACGGCGACCCTGCCGAGCGCCGAGGGCGCGCCGCTGGCGTACTTCCGGGGGCGCTACCGCCGACTGGACTGA
- the cdgB gene encoding diguanylate cyclase CdgB: MEAESEPYVRLATMRQLHQAVADLNTARSLADTLQTVADGIVVGLGYELACVNLVRQDGDLVVAAFAGDAAAEALITGRVGSRASWERRLCMGEAWDGLRFIPHTEGWVLLDDDVPQWHTDGPEPRFEDEWHPQDRLYAPMYSSGGGRDLLGVISVDCPRNGRRPGAWGREALQMYASQAAIAISNARLRANMQRALVRLEREQQALRASEESFRQAFEYAPSGMAIAEMGGDQHGRLLRTNDALCRLLGRPASVLRRYSFADLVHPEDIGTLLRTSAEGGRAELRLGRRDGTYLWVSLRNSVVADTADGPRFLLTHVEDIEERKRHELNLAHRASHDALTGLPNSAELRSRLSARLCERPHAVATTAIEALDAAYGDTAYGDVDDVHGRGPRTDGSYDPDPAVQFEHHVHLVAPDTGHDDGAKGLAVLFCDLDGFKSINDRFGHHTGDAVLIEVARRLSICVRDGDTVARLGGDEFVVLADGLGAADAADLAARLRNAIIPPIRVDGRAVRVGASFGIGWAECGMTVEEVLRSADQRMYIEKRSRSKLHRRAG; the protein is encoded by the coding sequence ATGGAGGCCGAGTCGGAACCGTACGTCCGCCTTGCGACCATGCGGCAGCTGCATCAGGCCGTCGCTGATCTCAACACGGCACGGAGTCTGGCGGACACGCTGCAGACCGTCGCCGACGGCATCGTCGTCGGCCTCGGCTACGAGCTGGCCTGCGTGAACCTCGTCCGCCAGGACGGCGATCTGGTCGTCGCCGCCTTCGCCGGCGACGCCGCGGCCGAGGCCCTGATCACCGGCCGGGTCGGTTCCCGGGCCTCCTGGGAGCGTCGGCTGTGCATGGGTGAGGCGTGGGACGGACTCCGCTTCATACCCCACACCGAGGGGTGGGTACTCCTCGACGACGACGTACCGCAGTGGCACACCGACGGTCCCGAGCCCCGCTTCGAGGACGAGTGGCACCCCCAGGACCGGCTCTACGCCCCCATGTACAGCTCCGGCGGCGGCCGGGATCTGCTCGGCGTCATATCCGTCGACTGTCCCCGCAACGGCCGCCGACCGGGCGCCTGGGGCCGCGAGGCCCTTCAGATGTACGCCTCCCAGGCCGCGATTGCGATCAGTAACGCCAGGCTCCGAGCAAACATGCAGCGCGCCCTGGTCCGGCTGGAACGGGAACAGCAGGCACTGCGTGCCAGTGAAGAATCCTTTCGCCAGGCATTCGAGTACGCACCCAGCGGCATGGCGATCGCCGAGATGGGCGGCGACCAGCACGGTCGGCTGCTGCGCACCAATGACGCGCTCTGTCGCCTTCTCGGCCGACCCGCCTCCGTACTGCGCCGCTACTCCTTCGCCGATCTGGTCCACCCCGAGGACATCGGCACCCTGCTGCGCACCTCGGCCGAGGGCGGTCGCGCCGAGCTGCGGCTCGGCCGCCGCGACGGCACGTACCTCTGGGTCTCGCTCCGCAACTCCGTCGTCGCCGACACCGCGGACGGCCCCCGCTTCCTCCTCACCCACGTCGAGGACATAGAGGAGCGCAAGCGCCACGAACTCAACCTCGCGCACCGCGCCTCGCACGACGCGCTCACCGGACTGCCCAACAGCGCGGAACTCCGTTCCCGGCTCAGCGCCCGGCTCTGCGAGCGCCCGCACGCGGTCGCGACCACCGCCATCGAGGCCCTGGACGCGGCCTACGGGGACACGGCCTACGGGGACGTCGACGACGTGCACGGCCGGGGGCCGCGCACCGACGGTTCCTACGATCCGGACCCCGCCGTGCAGTTCGAACACCATGTGCACCTGGTGGCGCCGGACACCGGGCACGACGACGGGGCGAAGGGGCTCGCGGTGCTCTTCTGCGACCTCGACGGCTTCAAGTCGATCAACGACCGGTTCGGGCACCACACCGGGGACGCCGTACTGATCGAGGTCGCCCGCCGGCTCAGCATCTGTGTGCGCGACGGCGACACCGTCGCCCGGCTCGGGGGTGACGAATTCGTCGTCCTCGCCGACGGCCTGGGCGCCGCCGACGCAGCCGACCTGGCCGCACGTCTGCGCAACGCCATCATTCCGCCCATCAGGGTGGACGGCCGGGCGGTCAGGGTCGGTGCGAGCTTCGGCATCGGCTGGGCCGAGTGCGGGATGACGGTCGAGGAGGTACTGCGCTCCGCCGACCAGCGCATGTACATCGAGAAGCGGTCCCGCTCCAAGCTCCACCGCCGGGCCGGCTGA